A stretch of the Schistocerca serialis cubense isolate TAMUIC-IGC-003099 chromosome 2, iqSchSeri2.2, whole genome shotgun sequence genome encodes the following:
- the LOC126456912 gene encoding putative per-hexamer repeat protein 5 isoform X12 — protein sequence MKARVVIHFLCFALAATICAGQSTNLGIPDLPGNWTGNGTDIPEPPGNWTGNGTDIPEPPGNWTGNGTDIPEPPGNWTGNGTDIPEPPGNWTGNGTDIPEPPGNWTGNGTDIPEPPGNWTGNGTDIPEPPGNWTGNGTDIPEPPGNWTGNGTDIPEPPGNWTGNGTDIPEPPGNWTGNGTDIPEPPGNWTGNGTDIPEPPGNWTGNGTDIPEPPGNWTGNGTDIPEPPGNWTGNGTDIPEPPGNWTGNGTDIPEPPGNWTGNGTDIPEPPGNWTGNGTDIPEPPGNWTGNGTDIPEPPGNWTGNGTDIPEPPGNWTGNGTDIPEPPGNWTGNGTGLPLQSGNVASSTSGMPSGPSNSVGSETNKPGSPESQQEFPPSLNMPWNNLLPHRIENLPAFNPGLNPIFNFLRTIQHLNNRRPFFVI from the exons GCAACAATATGTGCTGGGCAGTCTACGAACTTGGGTATTCCAGACCTGCCTGGCAACTGGACAGGAAATGGAACAGACATCCCAGAACCACCTGGTAACTGGACAGGAAATGGAACAGATATCCCTGAACCACCTGGTAACTGGACAGGAAATGGAACAGACATTCCAGAACCGCCTGGTAACTGGACAGGAAATGGAACAGATATCCCTGAACCTCCAGGCAACTGGACAGGAAATGGAACTGATATTCCAGAACCGCCAGGTAACTGGACAGGAAATGGCACAGACATTCCAGAACCGCCAGGCAATTGGACAGGAAATGGAACTGATATTCCAGAACCACCTGGTAATTGGACAGGAAATGGAACAGATATCCCTGAACCACCTGGTAACTGGACAGGAAATGGGACAGATATCCCAGAACCACCTGGTAACTGGACAGGGAATGGAACAGATATCCCTGAACCGCCAGGTAACTGGACAGGCAATGGTACAGACATTCCAGAACCACCTGGTAACTGGACAGGGAATGGAACAGATATCCCTGAACCACCTGGTAACTGGACAGGGAATGGAACAGATATCCCTGAACCACCAGGTAACTGGACAGGAAATGGAACAGACATCCCAGAACCCCCAGGTAATTGGACAGGAAATGGGACAGATATCCCTGAACCTCCAGGTAACTGGACAGGCAATGGTACAGACATTCCAGAGCCACCTGGTAATTGGACAGGAAATGGAACAGATATCCCAGAACCCCCAG GTAACTGGACAGGCAATGGTACAGACATTCCAGAACCACCTGGTAACTGGACAGGGAATGGAACAGATATCCCTGAACCACCTGGTAACTGGACAGGCAATGGTACAGACATTCCAGAACCACCCGGTAACTGGACAGGAAATGGGACAGATATCCCAGAACCACCAGGTAATTGGACTGGAAATGGAACAGGTTTACCACTACAATCTGGCAACGTGGCTAGTAGCACATCTGGTATGCCTTCCGGGCCATCTAACTCTGTGGGAAGTGAAACGAATAAACCAGGTTCTCCTGAgtcacagcaagagtttcctcccAGTCTTAATATGCCATGGAATAATCTTTTGCCTCACAGAATAGAAAATCTTCCTGCCTTCAATCCTGGACTGAAcccaatttttaattttcttcgtaCTATACAACACCTGAATAACAGACGTCCCTTCTTTGTAATATAG
- the LOC126456912 gene encoding putative per-hexamer repeat protein 5 isoform X3 → MKARVVIHFLCFALAATICAGQSTNLGIPDLPGNWTGNGTDIPEPPGNWTGNGTDIPEPPGNWTGNGTDIPEPPGNWTGNGTDIPEPPGNWTGNGTDIPEPPGNWTGNGTDIPEPPGNWTGNGTDIPEPPGNWTGNGTDIPEPPGNWTGNGTDIPEPPGNWTGNGTDIPEPPGNWTGNGTDIPEPPGNWTGNGTDIPEPPGNWTGNGTDIPEPPGNWTGNGTDIPEPPGNWTGNGTDIPEPPGNWTGNGTDIPEPPGNWTGNGTDIPEPPGNWTGNGTDIPEPPGNWTGNGTDIPEPPGNWTGNGTDIPEPPGNWTGNGTDIPEPPGNWTGNGTDIPEPPGNWTGNGTDIPEPPGNWTGNGTDIPEPPGNWTGNGTDIPEPPGNWTGNGTDIPEPPGNWTGNGTDIPEPPGNWTGNGTGLPLQSGNVASSTSGMPSGPSNSVGSETNKPGSPESQQEFPPSLNMPWNNLLPHRIENLPAFNPGLNPIFNFLRTIQHLNNRRPFFVI, encoded by the exons GCAACAATATGTGCTGGGCAGTCTACGAACTTGGGTATTCCAGACCTGCCTGGCAACTGGACAGGAAATGGAACAGACATCCCAGAACCACCTGGTAACTGGACAGGAAATGGAACAGATATCCCTGAACCACCTGGTAACTGGACAGGAAATGGAACAGACATTCCAGAACCGCCTGGTAACTGGACAGGAAATGGAACAGATATCCCTGAACCTCCAGGCAACTGGACAGGAAATGGAACTGATATTCCAGAACCGCCAGGTAACTGGACAGGAAATGGCACAGACATTCCAGAACCGCCAGGCAATTGGACAGGAAATGGAACTGATATTCCAGAACCACCTGGTAATTGGACAGGAAATGGAACAGATATCCCTGAACCACCTGGTAACTGGACAGGAAATGGGACAGATATCCCAGAACCACCTGGTAACTGGACAGGGAATGGAACAGATATCCCTGAACCGCCAGGTAACTGGACAGGCAATGGTACAGACATTCCAGAACCACCTGGTAACTGGACAGGGAATGGAACAGATATCCCTGAACCACCTGGTAACTGGACAGGGAATGGAACAGATATCCCTGAACCACCAGGTAACTGGACAGGAAATGGAACAGACATCCCAGAACCCCCAGGTAATTGGACAGGAAATGGGACAGATATCCCTGAACCTCCAGGTAACTGGACAGGCAATGGTACAGACATTCCAGAGCCACCTGGTAATTGGACAGGAAATGGAACAGATATCCCAGAACCCCCAGGTAACTGGACAGGAAATGGAACAGATATCCCTGAACCAC CTGGTAACTGGACAGGAAATGGAACAGATATCCCTGAACCTCCAGGCAACTGGACAGGAAATGGAACTGATATTCCAGAACCACCTGGTAATTGGACAGGAAATGGAACAGATATCCCTGAACCACCCGGTAACTGGACAGGAAATGGGACAGATATCCCTGAACCACCTGGTAACTGGACAGGGAATGGAACAGATATCCCTGAACCACCAGGTAACTGGACAGGCAATGGTACAGACATTCCAGAACCACCTGGTAACTGGACAGGGAATGGAACAGATATCCCTGAACCACCTGGTAACTGGACAGGCAATGGTACAGACATTCCAGAACCACCCGGTAACTGGACAGGAAATGGGACAGATATCCCAGAACCACCAGGTAATTGGACTGGAAATGGAACAGGTTTACCACTACAATCTGGCAACGTGGCTAGTAGCACATCTGGTATGCCTTCCGGGCCATCTAACTCTGTGGGAAGTGAAACGAATAAACCAGGTTCTCCTGAgtcacagcaagagtttcctcccAGTCTTAATATGCCATGGAATAATCTTTTGCCTCACAGAATAGAAAATCTTCCTGCCTTCAATCCTGGACTGAAcccaatttttaattttcttcgtaCTATACAACACCTGAATAACAGACGTCCCTTCTTTGTAATATAG
- the LOC126456912 gene encoding putative per-hexamer repeat protein 5 isoform X11, protein MKARVVIHFLCFALAATICAGQSTNLGIPDLPGNWTGNGTDIPEPPGNWTGNGTDIPEPPGNWTGNGTDIPEPPGNWTGNGTDIPEPPGNWTGNGTDIPEPPGNWTGNGTDIPEPPGNWTGNGTDIPEPPGNWTGNGTDIPEPPGNWTGNGTDIPEPPGNWTGNGTDIPEPPGNWTGNGTDIPEPPGNWTGNGTDIPEPPGNWTGNGTDIPEPPGNWTGNGTDIPEPPGNWTGNGTDIPEPPGNWTGNGTDIPEPPGNWTGNGTDIPEPPGNWTGNGTDIPEPPGNWTGNGTDIPEPPGNWTGNGTDIPEPPGNWTGNGTDIPEPPGNWTGNGTGLPLQSGNVASSTSGMPSGPSNSVGSETNKPGSPESQQEFPPSLNMPWNNLLPHRIENLPAFNPGLNPIFNFLRTIQHLNNRRPFFVI, encoded by the exons GCAACAATATGTGCTGGGCAGTCTACGAACTTGGGTATTCCAGACCTGCCTGGCAACTGGACAGGAAATGGAACAGACATCCCAGAACCACCTGGTAACTGGACAGGAAATGGAACAGATATCCCTGAACCACCTGGTAACTGGACAGGAAATGGAACAGACATTCCAGAACCGCCTGGTAACTGGACAGGAAATGGAACAGATATCCCTGAACCTCCAGGCAACTGGACAGGAAATGGAACTGATATTCCAGAACCGCCAGGTAACTGGACAGGAAATGGCACAGACATTCCAGAACCGCCAGGCAATTGGACAGGAAATGGAACTGATATTCCAGAACCACCTGGTAATTGGACAGGAAATGGAACAGATATCCCTGAACCACCTGGTAACTGGACAGGAAATGGGACAGATATCCCAGAACCACCTGGTAACTGGACAGGGAATGGAACAGATATCCCTGAACCGCCAGGTAACTGGACAGGCAATGGTACAGACATTCCAGAACCACCTGGTAACTGGACAGGGAATGGAACAGATATCCCTGAACCAC CTGGTAACTGGACAGGAAATGGAACAGATATCCCTGAACCTCCAGGCAACTGGACAGGAAATGGAACTGATATTCCAGAACCACCTGGTAATTGGACAGGAAATGGAACAGATATCCCTGAACCACCCGGTAACTGGACAGGAAATGGGACAGATATCCCTGAACCACCTGGTAACTGGACAGGGAATGGAACAGATATCCCTGAACCACCAGGTAACTGGACAGGCAATGGTACAGACATTCCAGAACCACCTGGTAACTGGACAGGGAATGGAACAGATATCCCTGAACCACCTGGTAACTGGACAGGCAATGGTACAGACATTCCAGAACCACCCGGTAACTGGACAGGAAATGGGACAGATATCCCAGAACCACCAGGTAATTGGACTGGAAATGGAACAGGTTTACCACTACAATCTGGCAACGTGGCTAGTAGCACATCTGGTATGCCTTCCGGGCCATCTAACTCTGTGGGAAGTGAAACGAATAAACCAGGTTCTCCTGAgtcacagcaagagtttcctcccAGTCTTAATATGCCATGGAATAATCTTTTGCCTCACAGAATAGAAAATCTTCCTGCCTTCAATCCTGGACTGAAcccaatttttaattttcttcgtaCTATACAACACCTGAATAACAGACGTCCCTTCTTTGTAATATAG
- the LOC126456912 gene encoding putative per-hexamer repeat protein 5 isoform X8: MKARVVIHFLCFALAATICAGQSTNLGIPDLPGNWTGNGTDIPEPPGNWTGNGTDIPEPPGNWTGNGTDIPEPPGNWTGNGTDIPEPPGNWTGNGTDIPEPPGNWTGNGTDIPEPPGNWTGNGTDIPEPPGNWTGNGTDIPEPPGNWTGNGTDIPEPPGNWTGNGTDIPEPPGNWTGNGTDIPEPPGNWTGNGTDIPEPPGNWTGNGTDIPEPPGNWTGNGTDIPEPPGNWTGNGTDIPEPPGNWTGNGTDIPEPPGNWTGNGTDIPEPPGNWTGNGTDIPEPPGNWTGNGTDIPEPPGNWTGNGTDIPEPPGNWTGNGTDIPEPPGNWTGNGTDIPEPPGNWTGNGTDIPEPPGNWTGNGTGLPLQSGNVASSTSGMPSGPSNSVGSETNKPGSPESQQEFPPSLNMPWNNLLPHRIENLPAFNPGLNPIFNFLRTIQHLNNRRPFFVI, encoded by the exons GCAACAATATGTGCTGGGCAGTCTACGAACTTGGGTATTCCAGACCTGCCTGGCAACTGGACAGGAAATGGAACAGACATCCCAGAACCACCTGGTAACTGGACAGGAAATGGAACAGATATCCCTGAACCACCTGGTAACTGGACAGGAAATGGAACAGACATTCCAGAACCGCCTGGTAACTGGACAGGAAATGGAACAGATATCCCTGAACCTCCAGGCAACTGGACAGGAAATGGAACTGATATTCCAGAACCGCCAGGTAACTGGACAGGAAATGGCACAGACATTCCAGAACCGCCAGGCAATTGGACAGGAAATGGAACTGATATTCCAGAACCACCTGGTAATTGGACAGGAAATGGAACAGATATCCCTGAACCACCTGGTAACTGGACAGGAAATGGGACAGATATCCCAGAACCACCTGGTAACTGGACAGGGAATGGAACAGATATCCCTGAACCGCCAGGTAACTGGACAGGCAATGGTACAGACATTCCAGAACCACCTGGTAACTGGACAGGGAATGGAACAGATATCCCTGAACCACCTGGTAACTGGACAGGGAATGGAACAGATATCCCTGAACCACCAGGTAACTGGACAGGAAATGGAACAGACATCCCAGAACCCCCAGGTAATTGGACAGGAAATGGGACAGATATCCCTGAACCTCCAGGTAACTGGACAGGCAATGGTACAGACATTCCAGAGCCACCTGGTAATTGGACAGGAAATGGAACAGATATCCCAGAACCCCCAGGTAACTGGACAGGAAATGGAACAGATATCCCTGAACCAC CTGGTAACTGGACAGGAAATGGAACAGATATCCCTGAAC CACCAGGTAACTGGACAGGCAATGGTACAGACATTCCAGAACCACCTGGTAACTGGACAGGGAATGGAACAGATATCCCTGAACCACCTGGTAACTGGACAGGCAATGGTACAGACATTCCAGAACCACCCGGTAACTGGACAGGAAATGGGACAGATATCCCAGAACCACCAGGTAATTGGACTGGAAATGGAACAGGTTTACCACTACAATCTGGCAACGTGGCTAGTAGCACATCTGGTATGCCTTCCGGGCCATCTAACTCTGTGGGAAGTGAAACGAATAAACCAGGTTCTCCTGAgtcacagcaagagtttcctcccAGTCTTAATATGCCATGGAATAATCTTTTGCCTCACAGAATAGAAAATCTTCCTGCCTTCAATCCTGGACTGAAcccaatttttaattttcttcgtaCTATACAACACCTGAATAACAGACGTCCCTTCTTTGTAATATAG
- the LOC126456912 gene encoding putative per-hexamer repeat protein 5 isoform X10, with amino-acid sequence MKARVVIHFLCFALAATICAGQSTNLGIPDLPGNWTGNGTDIPEPPGNWTGNGTDIPEPPGNWTGNGTDIPEPPGNWTGNGTDIPEPPGNWTGNGTDIPEPPGNWTGNGTDIPEPPGNWTGNGTDIPEPPGNWTGNGTDIPEPPGNWTGNGTDIPEPPGNWTGNGTDIPEPPGNWTGNGTDIPEPPGNWTGNGTDIPEPPGNWTGNGTDIPEPPGNWTGNGTDIPEPPGNWTGNGTDIPEPPGNWTGNGTDIPEPPGNWTGNGTDIPEPPGNWTGNGTDIPEPPGNWTGNGTDIPEPPGNWTGNGTDIPEPPGNWTGNGTDIPEPPGNWTGNGTDIPEPPGNWTGNGTGLPLQSGNVASSTSGMPSGPSNSVGSETNKPGSPESQQEFPPSLNMPWNNLLPHRIENLPAFNPGLNPIFNFLRTIQHLNNRRPFFVI; translated from the exons GCAACAATATGTGCTGGGCAGTCTACGAACTTGGGTATTCCAGACCTGCCTGGCAACTGGACAGGAAATGGAACAGACATCCCAGAACCACCTGGTAACTGGACAGGAAATGGAACAGATATCCCTGAACCACCTGGTAACTGGACAGGAAATGGAACAGACATTCCAGAACCGCCTGGTAACTGGACAGGAAATGGAACAGATATCCCTGAACCTCCAGGCAACTGGACAGGAAATGGAACTGATATTCCAGAACCGCCAGGTAACTGGACAGGAAATGGCACAGACATTCCAGAACCGCCAGGCAATTGGACAGGAAATGGAACTGATATTCCAGAACCACCTGGTAATTGGACAGGAAATGGAACAGATATCCCTGAACCACCTGGTAACTGGACAGGAAATGGGACAGATATCCCAGAACCACCTGGTAACTGGACAGGGAATGGAACAGATATCCCTGAACCGCCAGGTAACTGGACAGGCAATGGTACAGACATTCCAGAACCACCTGGTAACTGGACAGGGAATGGAACAGATATCCCTGAACCACCTGGTAACTGGACAGGGAATGGAACAGATATCCCTGAACCACCAGGTAACTGGACAGGAAATGGAACAGACATCCCAGAACCCCCAGGTAATTGGACAGGAAATGGGACAGATATCCCTGAACCTCCAGGTAACTGGACAGGCAATGGTACAGACATTCCAGAGCCACCTGGTAATTGGACAGGAAATGGAACAGATATCCCAGAACCCCCAGGTAACTGGACAGGAAATGGAACAGATATCCCTGAACCAC CAGGTAACTGGACAGGCAATGGTACAGACATTCCAGAACCACCTGGTAACTGGACAGGGAATGGAACAGATATCCCTGAACCACCTGGTAACTGGACAGGCAATGGTACAGACATTCCAGAACCACCCGGTAACTGGACAGGAAATGGGACAGATATCCCAGAACCACCAGGTAATTGGACTGGAAATGGAACAGGTTTACCACTACAATCTGGCAACGTGGCTAGTAGCACATCTGGTATGCCTTCCGGGCCATCTAACTCTGTGGGAAGTGAAACGAATAAACCAGGTTCTCCTGAgtcacagcaagagtttcctcccAGTCTTAATATGCCATGGAATAATCTTTTGCCTCACAGAATAGAAAATCTTCCTGCCTTCAATCCTGGACTGAAcccaatttttaattttcttcgtaCTATACAACACCTGAATAACAGACGTCCCTTCTTTGTAATATAG